The Drosophila mauritiana strain mau12 chromosome 2R, ASM438214v1, whole genome shotgun sequence genome has a segment encoding these proteins:
- the LOC117137587 gene encoding spondin-1, with product MWWSSGAPLVELLLLGSLVIGRVSSLICTRRPTNTGSPKSPVDENFMISVSGNPETYILGQEYNVSLNAFNGHRYISFIMALENENGDFSYNDDLGRFELSDMIETRFSPNCINMVENTNTNSKTHMHLTWVAPSEPGSGCVLIRATVQQHREVWHMDDGGLTKRICEEVTDDVESQPTAPAAVDVPCCACDEARYELIFEGVWSRNLHPKDFPTRGWETRFCELLGAAHSSDYRFWESGELASVAMKEYAEHCSSRLLEREFSINFRDQKIRTIIKARGPSYPNISSKTMASVRVDPIHHMVSFASKIEPSPDWIVGVTGLELCLRNCTWMEEKVINLYPWDVGTDSGPTYTSSDQPQVPPDVIRRMRSDFPNDPRSPFYDISGTPMKPMAILTVKRQRIYERRCADEDSNNDPDVPRECFTHPWSSWSDCSSKCGVGMQYRRRVYKQPELARVYNCNVAQYEERECQGEMCGQNNLMRETEEFEDLELDPRRIGYQPSQQRRAECELSSWGSWSPCSVTCGDGYEMRQRQYLNPEAEFECQGVHRMELQETRKCSGRACLGSLPGSYSADMDSPYGGASPGRIGGNMYGPQVEPEAENFGDYDDSRNGAVGGFEVGNLKGNTGNWALNRQTNLGRDVPSLRPTKYDKARQQAEKSERPKWSSRLDNPRLEDVERAPWQRQRPSNKYGSIVETPEMVSPREQWQRVSNFGNPDMYTPGGDVDPSLSYRCFQMVQTAQPRCHDQTVTGQFWFYNFCADECMLYAADQCDRNVNKFRRWEDCEKCRLPEMAALQQEHTNSPQCEDFRAIWQTEQQAREEKRASSRRRNYAGSRYRIRN from the exons ATGTGGTGGTCAAGTGGTGCTCCTCTCGTGGAGCTACTTCTGCTTGGGTCCCTGGTGATTGGCAGGGTCAGCTCCTTGATTTGCACGCGCCGCCCAACGAACACGGGCTCGCCCAAATCTCCGGTGGATGAGAACTTTATGATAAGCGTGTCGGGTAATCCGGAAACGTACATTCTCGGCCAGGAATACAACG TCTCTCTTAATGCCTTCAATGGCCACCGCTACATCAGCTTTATCATGGCACTGGAAAACGAGAATGGTGACTTCAGCTACAACGATGACTTGGGTCGCTTTGAGCTTAGCGACATGATTGAGACCCGGTTCAGTCCGAACTGCATCAACATGGTGGAGAACACCAATACGAACTCCAAGACGCACATGCACTTGACCTGGGTAGCGCCCAGTGAGCCGGGCAGTGGCTGCGTCCTGATCCGGGCCACAGTTCAGCAGCATCGGGAGGTGTGGCACATGGATGATGGCGGTTTAACGAAACGCATCTGCGAGGAGGTCACAGATGATGTGGAGAGTCAGCCAACTGCTCCGGCGGCGGTGGATGTGCCCTGCTGTGCATGCGATGAGGCGCGCTATGAG CTTATATTTGAAGGCGTCTGGTCCAGGAACCTGCATCCCAAGGACTTCCCCACTCGAGGCTGGGAGACTCGATTCTGTGAGCTTCTGGGAGCCGCCCACAGTTCAGATTATCGTTTCTGGGAGTCCGGAGAACTGGCCAGCGTGGCTATGAAGGAATATGCGGAACATTGCAGTTCGCGTCTGCTGGAGCGAGAGTTCAGCATCAATTTTCGG GATCAGAAGATACGGACGATAATCAAGGCACGGGGTCCATCGTATCCCAACATAAGCAGCAAGACGATGGCCTCGGTGCGAGTAGATCCCATTCACCACATGGTGTCCTTTGCCTCCAAGATAGAACCCTCTCCCGATTGGATTGTGGGCGTCACTGGACTGGAACTGTGCCTGCGCAACTGCACATGGATGGAGGAAAAAGTGATCAACCTATATCCGTGGGATGTGGGCACAGATTCGGGTCCCACCTATACG TCATCCGATCAGCCCCAAGTTCCGCCAGATGTCATTAGACGCATGCGTTCCGACTTTCCGAACGATCCGCGCTCTCCTTTCTACGACATATCCGGAACTCCCATGAAACCCATGGCCATTCTGACGGTGAAGCGCCAGCGAATCTACGAGAGAAGATGTGCAGATGAGGACT CCAACAACGATCCCGATGTGCCGCGTGAATGTTTCACCCATCCATGGTCCAGTTGGAGCGACTGCTCTTCCAAATGCGGGGTTGGCATGCAGTATAGAAGACGTGTCTACAAGCAACCAGAGCTCGCAAGGGTCTACAATTGCAATGTGGCTCAGTATGAGGAGCGCGAGTGCCAGGGCGAGATGTGTGGTCAAAACAATCTCATGCGGGAGACGGAGGAATTTGAGGACCTGGAGCTAGACCCAAGGAGGATTGGTTATCAACCGTCCCAACAACGTCGTGCCGAATGCGAACTGAGTTCCTGGGGCAGCTGGAGCCCATGTAGTGTAACCTGTGGCGATGGTTACGAGATGCGCCAGAGGCAGTACCTTAATCCTGAAGCAGAGTTCGAGTGCCAGGGTGTGCATCGCATGGAGCTGCAGGAAACGCGAAAATGCTCTGGTCGAGCTTGCCTTGGTAGCTTACCAGGATCCTACAGCGCCGACATGGATAGTCCCTATGGTGGGGCTTCTCCAGGACGCATTGGAGGTAATATGTATGGGCCACAAGTTGAACCAGAGGCAGAGAACTTTGGTGACTACGATGACTCACGAAATGGAGCAGTTGGAGGATTCGAAGTGGGCAATCTTAAGGGTAACACTGGCAACTGGGCCTTGAACAGGCAAACAAATTTGGGAAGAGATGTTCCGTCGCTTAGGCCCACAAAATACGATAAAGCCCGCCAGCAAGCAGAAAAATCAGAACGACCCAAGTGGTCGTCACGTCTCGATAATCCGCGCTTGGAGGATGTGGAACGAGCTCCCTGGCAGCGTCAAAGGCCCTCAAACAAATACGGCTCAATCGTAGAGACACCCGAAATGGTTTCGCCAAGGGAACAATGGCAAAGGGTAAGCAACTTCGGCAATCCGGACATGTATACACCTGGAGGAGATGTGGACCCCTCTCTGTCCTACCGCTGCTTCCAAATGGTTCAGACGGCTCAGCCACGCTGCCACGATCAAACTGTTACGGGTCAGTTCTGGTTCTACAACTTCTGTGCGGA
- the LOC117137279 gene encoding spondin-1 encodes MLRHIVLLILLSSEVRGVCNRIPQGASGPRSPVDDNFKILIDGNPETYVPEHQYNVSLSCPINMKFVSFTLVVEAEDPSAAFSGQDMTGHFELLGVGDTRFSTSCENMVENTNTNAKIYIAVSWIAPRNPDSGCVLIKAGVVQHRDVWFLDDGFLTKRICPEEIDELNSLTPPLETCCACDEAKYEIVLERKWARNTHWKDFPSEDWRTRLGEVIGASHSHSYRYWTYGGRASKGMKELAEHGATRTLENEIRENTQNGEVRTIIKAPGIPYRPKTFGTTLANARLDPVHHQISLAAKIDPSPDWILGVAGLELCLSNCTWLERKVLNLYPWDIGTDSGPSYMSSDEPQVPPDVVRRITSSYPSDHRSPFYDETGAPMKPLATLYLTRKKLYIRECEEVPQEGPLECAVHPWNEWTNCSTRCGQGYSQRQRSFKNPNLAANFNCDRRLEEFRQCQGTQCGAAEEELEGEEPGLGMENPPSGGSMAECQLTNWGEWSPCSKTCGRGSSTRTRNYYNPQARQRCLSVMRIPLEETRECIGSDCGGTIPDNGELDGFPEPDVFGETDQDGYMGKSTSWNSNQEHSSLGSGNQAWNRKPYNLWKDKSPSNPRDNAQESPNLPLDQIENPQRPAYNPSDNMGGGYAKGFPPTNSYSNDKLVGNRPGYNDFNSVYNNKDTYNDYTTPSFTPRTPFAGRYPSQQENVEGNSNDINGNYNVVQDYCFEKPYASTTPCFAKPVVESNYWFYDHEDHECKIFTTDNCDQNRNRFRTLTACEGTCLQPQINMERSENDAMDLYGRRSYDQKRTRGGPYDQSSGIGYDQTESRSYDQKVGKSYDQTFGRSYNPRAGKSYKQTGGGSYDQPEDRSYDRSTGRSYDQPEDRSYDLSRGKSYDQPGGRSYDLAGGGSYGETREAGDIGEPMSQTRSRYDTSRRGRYGG; translated from the exons ATGCTCCGCCATATCGTGCTCCTCATTCTGCTGTCTTCCGAGGTCAGAGGAGTCTGCAATCGAATACCCCAAGGTGCCAGTGGCCCCCGATCGCCTGTGGATGATAACTTCAAGATCCTGATCGATGGCAATCCAGAGACCTATGTGCCAGAACATCAGTACAATG TTTCGTTATCCTGTCCAATAAACATGAAATTCGTGAGCTTTACCTTGGTGGTCGAGGCTGAGGATCCGTCGGCTGCCTTCAGTGGTCAGGATATGACCGGTCACTTTGAACTGCTGGGAGTCGGAGACACCCGCTTCAGTACCAGTTGTGAGAACATGGTGGAGAACACAAATACGAATGCCAAGATCTACATCGCGGTATCCTGGATAGCACCGCGTAATCCGGACAGCGGATGTGTACTTATTAAGGCTGGTGTGGTTCAACATCGTGATGTGTGGTTTCTGGACGATGGCTTCCTGACCAAGCGGATTTGTCCCGAGGAAATCGACGAACTAAACAGCTTAACGCCACCCTTGGAAACCTGCTGTGCCTGCGATGAAGCCAAATATGAG ATCGTTCTGGAGCGAAAGTGGGCGAGGAACACCCATTGGAAGGACTTTCCCTCTGAGGACTGGCGCACACGCTTGGGCGAGGTGATTGGTGCTTCGCATAGCCACAGCTATCGCTACTGGACCTACGGAGGAAGAGCGAGCAAGGGCATGAAGGAGTTGGCCGAGCACGGAGCTACACGTACCCTGGAGAATGAGATCAGGGAGAACACTCAA AATGGCGAGGTGAGGACTATTATAAAGGCTCCGGGAATTCCCTATCGTCCGAAAACATTTGGAACAACCTTGGCCAATGCTCGTCTGGATCCAGTACACCATCAGATCTCGCTAGCAGCCAAGATTGATCCCTCACCCGATTGGATACTGGGCGTGGCTGGACTGGAGCTTTGCCTGAGCAATTGTACGTGGCTGGAGCGAAAGGTCTTGAATTTGTATCCCTGGGACATCGGTACCGATTCGGGACCATCGTACATG TCCTCAGATGAGCCACAAGTGCCGCCGGATGTGGTGCGTCGTATAACATCGTCGTATCCCAGCGACCATCGTTCGCCATTTTACGATGAAACCGGTGCTCCAATGAAACCCTTGGCCACGCTCTACTTGACCCGGAAGAAACTCTACATTAGGGAGTGCGAAGAGG TTCCCCAGGAAGGACCGCTGGAGTGCGCTGTACACCCTTGGAACGAGTGGACCAACTGCAGCACGCGATGTGGTCAGGGCTACTCCCAACGTCAGCGTAGCTTCAAGAATCCCAATCTAGCAGCCAACTTCAACTGCGATAGGCGCTTGGAGGAGTTTCGCCAATGCCAGGGAACCCAATGTGGGGCAGCTGAGGAGGAGCTGGAAGGCGAGGAGCCTGGCCTGGGCATGGAAAACCCCCCAAGTGGTGGCTCAATGGCCGAGTGCCAGCTGACCAACTGGGGCGAGTGGTCACCGTGCTCAAAGACATGCGGCAGAGGATCCTCCACTCGAACCCGGAACTATTACAATCCGCAGGCCAGGCAGCGCTGTTTGTCCGTGATGCGAATACCGCTCGAGGAAACTCGCGAGTGCATTGGATCGGATTGTGGTGGCACCATTCCGGATAATGGCGAACTCGATGGCTTTCCGGAACCAGATGTGTTCGGAGAGACTGATCAGGACGGTTACATGGGCAAATCCACTTCTTGGAACAGTAATCAGGAACATTCCAGTCTCGGATCGGGCAACCAGGCGTGGAATAGAAAGCCCTACAATTTATGGAAAGATAAATCTCCCTCCAACCCCAGAGATAACGCACAGGAGTCCCCAAATTTACCGCTCGATCAGATAGAAAACCCACAGAGACCGGCGTATAATCCATCGGACAACATGGGTGGTGGTTATGCCAAGGGCTTTCCTCCGACAAATAGCTACAGCAATGACAAGCTTGTGGGCAATAGACCCGGCTACAATGACTTCAATTCGGTCTATAACAATAAGGACACTTACAATGATTACACTACTCCTAGCTTCACACCTCGCACTCCCTTTGCAGGTCGGTATCCCAGTCAGCAGGAGAATGTGGAGGGCAATAGCAACGATATCAATGGCAACTATAATGTCGTTCAGGATTATTGCTTTGAAAAGCCATATGCCTCGACGACTCCCTGTTTCGCCAAACCGGTGGTGGAGAGTAATTACTGGTTCTACGATCACGAAGATCACGAATGCAAGATCTTCACCACGGACAACTGTGATCAGAATAGAAACCGATTCCGTACCCTGACGGCCTGCGAGGGCACCTGTCTGCAGCCCCAAATAAACATGGAGCGATCCGAAAACGATGCCATGGACTTGTACGGAAGGAGATCCTACGACCAAAAGCGAACGAGAGGTGGACCTTATGATCAATCGAGTGGAATAGGTTATGATCAAACAGAAAGTAGATCGTATGATCAAAAGGTTGGTAAATCCTATGATCAAACATTTGGTAGATCATATAATCCAAGAGCTGGTAAGTCCTATAAGCAAACAGGAGGTGGATCCTATGATCAACCAGAAGATAGGTCCTATGATAGGTCGACGGGTAGAAGCTATGACCAGCCAGAAGACAGGTCCTATGACTTATCAAGAGGAAAAAGTTATGATCAACCGGGAGGAAGGTCCTATGATCTAGCAGGAGGTGGATCCTATGGAGAAACAAGAGAAGCAGGTGATATTGGAGAACCCATGTCTCAGACCAGGAGCAGATACGACACATCCAGACGCGGTCGGTATGGCGGCTGA